The stretch of DNA GATGTCCGAGCCGTGGGCCGAGATGACGAGGGGCAGGCGCCCACGCCGCGCGAGGGCCACGGCGACGGGGCCGGTCGGGAAGATGAAGTGGGCATGCACGAGGTCATACGGCTGGGCCCGCAGCAACTCCCGGCCCTTGCGCCAGGCCGGCCACAGGTAGGTGGCCATCTCTCGCGTCGTGCAGATCTCGATCCGCGAGCGGCGGCAGGGCACGCGGTGGACCCGCACCAGCTCATCGAGCTCGAAGGCCGGGAGGTCCTGGTAGGCCATGGTCACCACGTCGAGGTCGTGGCCGCGCCGCGCCAGCTCCTGCGCGATGCTGCGGCAGATCGGGGCGCCGCCGCCGCCCAGCGGCGGGTACTCATAGTCCATGACCAGTATGCGCATGTCCACCACTCAGAGGTTATTGGCGGCCATCTCTCGGAAGTTCGTCACGCGCAACCCGCGGCGGGCGATCATCTCCCCCACCTCGGGCGCACTCAGTGCCTGGTGCTCGGCAGCCCACGCATAGCCCCATCGGTGGCGCGTGTAGGCATCGCAGGCCTCCGTGGCGGGGTGACACATGATCTCGTGCCGGCCCGGCTGCAGCCCGCCCAGGAGGCTCAGGAGCAGTTCGCGGCTCAGATGCCCCGCCGCCAGCATGCCCCACACTTCGTCGGTGTGGCCGATGGCTCCTGTGTCGCGCCCGCGGACCCGCCCGATCACATAGGCCATCAGCCGGCGCCGCACCGGCCCGACCCGCACCGACCCTGTCTCCAGGGCCCCTCGCCCCGGCAGCCGGATGAACGGGATGCCGTGCGCGCGGCACAGCTCCAGGCACATCTCAAACAGCGGCGGCCACAGGTGCAGATGCTGATGGCTGTCCAGGTGTGTGGGGCGCAGGCCCGCTGCCACCATCCGCTCCAGTTGCGCCTCAGCCTCGCGCCGCACCTGCTCCAGGGGCAGCCGCCCGGTCAGCAGCCGCGCCATGAACTGCTTGTGGCCCAGCACCAGGCGCCCCTCGCGGTCCAGGAGCGCCGGAATCTGCCCCGGCTCGGCCGCCGGGCGCTCGTGGATCCACGCCAGGTGCAGCCCCACACCCAACTCGGGCAGGCGGTGGGCCAGCGCGATGGCCTCCGCGGCCGCGGGGCCTGTCACCAGCAGACTGGCTGACCGCACGACACCCGCCCGACACAGCGCAGCCACGGAGGCGTTCACTGCCGGCGCCAGGCCGAGATCGTCGGCATTGAGGACGACACTGACGTCGTGCTGGCTCATGCCGGTGGGTCTTCGGGGCCCGGCTCGCGGCGCGCGAAGCCGACGTTCTCGCGGACGATGAATAGCGGCCGGCCCTTCGTCTCCTCGTAGATCTGCGAGATGTACTCGGCGATGATCCCCAGCACGAAGAGCTGGATGCTGGCCGCCAGCATGATCAGCCAGACAGTCGAGGTCCAGCCGGGCACAACGAGATGGGCGACAAACTTGGCGTAGACGGCCCACAGGCCGTAGATCCATGACAGCAGGAAGACGATCAGGCCCGACCAGACCCCGAGGCGCAGGGGCTGGGTGGAGAACGAGATGATCGCCGTCAGGGCGAACTTGAGCATGCGCCCCAGTGAGTACTTGGTCTCGCCGGCAAAGCGTCGGTCCGCCTCAAACTCGACCGCGGTCTGCGAGAAGCCTACCCAGTTCATCAGGCCCCGCAGGAATACAGTGTGCTCCCGCAGCTTCTTCAGCTCTTCCAGGACAGCACGATCCACCAGACGGAAGTCCGCCGCATTCGGTGTGATGGGCACATCCGAGATGCGGTTGATGAAGGCGTAGAAGGCGGCCGTGAGGCCCCGCTTGAGCGGCCCGGCGTCCAGAGTGTTGGTGCGGATGGTGTTGACCACGTGATAGCCCTCGCGCCACTTCTCCAGCAGGCGCGGGATCAACTCTGGCGGGTGCTGCAGGTCGGCGTCCATCATCACGATCGCCTGGCCCGTTGCGGCACACAGGCCCGCCATGAGGGCGCACTGGTGGCCGAAGTTCCGCGACAGGCGCACGCCGCGGACCCGGCCGTTGTCCCGCGCCAGGCGCTCGATCAGGTCCCACGTGTCATCGGCGCTGCCGTCGTCCACGAGCACGATCTCGGAGGTCATGTCCAGGCCGTCCAGCACGGCGCTTACCCGGCGGACGAACTCCGCGGCCGTCTCGGCTTCATTGTACATGGGCGAAACGACCGATAGTCTCACGCTCATGTCAGCGGTCCTCACGGGTGCATGGCGTAGAGTTTCAGCCCGCCCACGGAGAAGACCTCCGTGAACTCCTGCGGGCGAGACCGAATCAGGGCCTCGGCTTTCGGCTGCAAGCCCGGATCGTCGGGGCGCAAGAGCACGAACACCGGGCGATTGAGTTCGCGTAGCATCAGCCGCTGCGGCGACGTCAGCGGTCGCCCCCCGTACAGGGCGCGCACCAGTTCCATACGCGCCGGGCACTCGGCGTAGCCGCCGGTCATCCAGTAGTTGGGGATGGCCGTGAAGAGCTGCCGTCGAGCCAGCAGCGGCACTTCGAGCAGTTGGGTGTTCTGCTGACACTCGGACGGGTCGTCAATGACGACGGCATCCGGCGGCGTGGCCCGGCGGATGAAGTCGTACATGGCGCGACGCGCGGGACTCATGTCCGGCGAAGCCACCACCTCGGTCCCTGCGCGCTCGAAGTGGAACTGCCCCAGGTACCTGCCCGTGCGTGCCCGCGCCGGCATCGTGGTGAGCAGCGTGAGGCACAGCAGGGCGACGACGCCCGCCACCAGCACGGTGCGCAGACGGGGGCTACGCAGCCCCGACAGCCCGGCGCACACCAAGAGGGCCATGAAGGGCGACAGCAGCTGGACGAACTTGTAGTGGTTCTCGTAGGGCAACCGCACCACCAGCGCGCACAGGGCCAGGAGCACCGCACCGATGCAGACCAGATACGCGACCGGCTCGCGCCGCCGCAGCAGGACGACCAGGCCGGGGACCGCAAAGGGCCACGCCCACACCCACGGCCCGGCCAGGTCCCAGAGACGCCCAGGCAGCGGCGCCGCGGAAGTCACCAGGCCCATGGTGCTCTCCTGGAAGGCGCCCCCCAGTTCGCGCATGTGAGCCGCTCCGATGGCCATGCCGCCCACCACGCTTGCCAGCAGCCACAGGCCATTGGGAACGAACGGGGCCGGAGAGCGGAAGGCGGCCCACAGCAGAGCGAAGACCAGGGCCAGGGGGACTACCATCGCCCCGCTAGTCGGGTGCAGCAGCACCCCGCCAGCCACACAGAGCGCCACAATGAGAGCCGGCCACCAGCCGGCTCTCTCCCGGGGGGTCTTCAGGAGCAGCGTGACGGCGGCCACGAAGCAGGTGATGCCCAGCCCGCCCCCGCCCACCTCGCCCCATCCCTCCAGGGGCACGCTGCAGCTCGTCCATCCAAGAGTCAGAGCCAGCACGTTCAGGCGGTCGGTGAACACGTACTCCGCCAGCGAGGCCCGACCGGCCAGCAGCCGCAGGAGCAGCCAGCCGAAGCCGAATCCATTCACTCCGCCCACGGAGGCCAGGGCCGCCAGCCAGGGCCACGGCGGCCCTGTGAAGAGCAGCGCCGCGACCTCGTACACTGCGACCACGAGCGGCCATAGGGCCACCACGTTGAGCAACAGCGCCGCCCCGGCGGTGGTTCTGCCCAGGGCGTGCGCCATCTCGATGATGAACAGGTCATAGCCCCAGTACAGGTAGGCTCGGCGACCGGCGAAGACGGGGTTCTCGGGGGGGACGCGCTCCAACGTCTGCAGCCCGCTGGCGGTGTGCCACAGGCCATGCGCGCCCATCATGAGCCGGCAGTTGCCCCATACCGGGGCCAGAACGATCAGCCCGACCAGGACCGTCGCACCCAGGAGCCAGGCATCCTGCTTGTTCGCCCGGGGGCGGACCCGCCACACCGCCACGGCCCCGAGTAGGGCCAACACGGCGTACTCGGCCAGCACCCAGTGCAGCGCCCCGTCCCAGGCCAGTCCGGCTTCGCGGTGCGCCCACAGCAGCAGGGCCGTCAGCGCGATGCTGCCCATGACGAAGAAGGGGAGGCGCCGCATGGGCAGGGCCGGTTGGGCCAGGCCGCTCAGCACCCACAGAGCCACCGCCGGGGAGATGATGAGCGCCAGGACGTCCACCAGGCTGCCCAGTTCCCTGCCGCCGCCGGGGAGGGTCCAGAGGGCGGGCCCCAGCAGCAGTACACTGAGCAGGATGCGGACGACGGTCAGCTTCATTTGTCTCCTGATGCCTCGCCCTGGCGGACCACCCGCCGGACGCGGTAGATCGGCTTGTTCTGGCTCTCGTAGTACGTGCGCACCTGCACCTCGGCCATCAGCCCCATGGTGATGAACTGCACCCCCACGATCATCAGCAGCACCGCCAGCAGCAGCAGCGGGCGGGTGCCGATGTTGACATTGAGGACCAGCTTCTCCACCGACAGGTACAGCGCCAGCAGGAAGCCCAGAGCGCCGGAGATCACGCCCCAGCGCCCGAATACCTGGATCGGCTTGGTTGAGTAGGCCAGCAGGAACTTGACGGTCATCAGGTCGAGCACGACCCGGAGGATGCGCGAGAGGCCGTACTTGCTCTTGCCGAAGCGGCGCGGGTGGTGGGTCACGACCACCTCGGCCACGCTGCCGCCTGCCCAGTAGGCCAGCGCGGGGATGTAGCGGTGCATCTCGCCGTACAGCCGCACATCGCGCAGCACCTCGCGGCGGTAGGCCTTGAGCGAGCAGCCGTAGTCGTGCAGGTACACCCCGGTCATCCAGGAGATCAACCAGTTGGCGATCTTGGAGGGCAGGATGCGGGTGAGCCACTTGTCCTTGCGGTCGCGCCGCCACCCGCTGACCACGTCGTAGCCCTCTCTCATCTTGTCCAGCAGCTTCGGGATGTCCGCCGGGTCGTTCTGCAGGTCGGCATCCATGGCGATGACGACGTCGCCCGTGGCCTGATCGAACCCGGCGGCCATGGCGGCTGTCTGCCCGAAGTTGCGCCGCAGGTGGATGATGACGAAGCGACTGTCGCGCTCGGCCAGCGCGTCCAGCCGAGCCGCCGTATCGTCGCTGCTGCCGTCGTTGACCAACACCACCTCGCACGGCAAGGGCAGCCCGGCCATCGTCCCCACCAGCGCCTCGTATAGCGGCTGCACGTTGTCCTCTTCGTTGTACACCGGGAGAACCAGCGATACACTCTTGATGCTGCCAGCGGCTTCCATGACGCTTCCCTCAGATCAGGTGCACGCAAGAGAGCGGGCCGCGAACGGCCCGAGCCCCGTGCCGTTCACCGTCTTCCCTTCCATCGGTAGATGCTCATCGGTCCGGCCCACGTGCCGGGCACCTCGGCGACCAGCTCATAGTTGGTGGCGATCAGACCCATGACGAGGCTGTCCAGCCGCTGCCCTCCGCTGTAGCGGCCGCTGTCGCGCATGAAGCTGCGGGCGTCGGCGCTGATGACAGCGTACTGCGCCCCGCCGCTGAGCCACTCGCGGATGATCTCGCCATTGTACATGTGCACCCGGCGCAGGAGGGCGGTGTCGGACGACTCGCGGTAGGAGAATAGCTGGTGCGTCAGGGCCCCCGGGAGCAGCAGTCCCGCCTGCAGGAACTGGTGCGGGTCGTCCAGAGTGAAGATCGCGGACCCCGGAGGAACCGTCCGGGCCAGGGCACGGGCGCCGACGCCGATGCGCTCCAGAGCCGTGGGGCGCTGCAGCGAGAGCTCCAGGCGTGGGCCAGGCCCGGTGAAGACGGCCATCGCCACGGCGAAAGCCCCCACCAGCGCCAGGGCACGCGCGGCGGCCGTCGTCTGCGGGGCCGACAGGGACCGAACCGCCAGCACCAGCATCGCCGCCGCCGGCATCGCCACCAGGAAGAAGATGTACGGGTCGAGCAGGTAGTAGACGTTGCCGCCGCCGATCGCCGCCGCCGCCGGGACGTGGCTGAGCCAGAACAGCAGCGCCGTGCCCAGCATCCAGCCCAGCGGCTGAGGCATCGCTGTCCCGGGGGCATCACTCGTCGCGTCTCGCGCCCGCATGAACGGCGCCCCGACCACCAGCAGCAGAATGATGCCGGCATAGGCCCGCAGGAGCATCGCCACATGCCAAACGATGGCCCGCACGGAGGCCGGTGTCGCTTCGCCGTAGCTCCCCATGCTGGGCACCTGTGGCCCCAGCATGCCAACGGACATGGACCATAGCACGTTCGCGGGGGCCATCAGCACGAAGGGCAGCAGCACCAGCCCGAACACCGCCCAGGAGAACACGACACCCCCGATGCGCACCGGCAGCGCCAGGGGGTACTTCCACAGCGCATACACCCACAGCACCAGCACCAGAGGCAGCATATCCTGCCGGCACAGCAGCACCCCCGCCAGCGCCGCGTTGGCTGCCAGTAGCGCCGCCGGTCGGGGTCGCGGCAGGATCAGCAACGCCAGCGCCAGGACGATGAAGAAGGCGG from bacterium encodes:
- a CDS encoding glycosyltransferase family 39 protein, which produces MSAFRQTTGLARALLLAGVLVLVAETVAFCLYGTSVYDEGGYLYEGWATVTHGQLPFRDFFAKLPPLLYYLYGAGQALCGPSLLVGRLESALFMFAGLALSVSIVRRLAGPWAGVLLVWLLAGNPFALNYYLHAYAVAPTAFFIVLALALLILPRPRPAALLAANAALAGVLLCRQDMLPLVLVLWVYALWKYPLALPVRIGGVVFSWAVFGLVLLPFVLMAPANVLWSMSVGMLGPQVPSMGSYGEATPASVRAIVWHVAMLLRAYAGIILLLVVGAPFMRARDATSDAPGTAMPQPLGWMLGTALLFWLSHVPAAAAIGGGNVYYLLDPYIFFLVAMPAAAMLVLAVRSLSAPQTTAAARALALVGAFAVAMAVFTGPGPRLELSLQRPTALERIGVGARALARTVPPGSAIFTLDDPHQFLQAGLLLPGALTHQLFSYRESSDTALLRRVHMYNGEIIREWLSGGAQYAVISADARSFMRDSGRYSGGQRLDSLVMGLIATNYELVAEVPGTWAGPMSIYRWKGRR
- a CDS encoding ChbG/HpnK family deacetylase gives rise to the protein MSQHDVSVVLNADDLGLAPAVNASVAALCRAGVVRSASLLVTGPAAAEAIALAHRLPELGVGLHLAWIHERPAAEPGQIPALLDREGRLVLGHKQFMARLLTGRLPLEQVRREAEAQLERMVAAGLRPTHLDSHQHLHLWPPLFEMCLELCRAHGIPFIRLPGRGALETGSVRVGPVRRRLMAYVIGRVRGRDTGAIGHTDEVWGMLAAGHLSRELLLSLLGGLQPGRHEIMCHPATEACDAYTRHRWGYAWAAEHQALSAPEVGEMIARRGLRVTNFREMAANNL
- a CDS encoding glycosyltransferase family 2 protein is translated as MEAAGSIKSVSLVLPVYNEEDNVQPLYEALVGTMAGLPLPCEVVLVNDGSSDDTAARLDALAERDSRFVIIHLRRNFGQTAAMAAGFDQATGDVVIAMDADLQNDPADIPKLLDKMREGYDVVSGWRRDRKDKWLTRILPSKIANWLISWMTGVYLHDYGCSLKAYRREVLRDVRLYGEMHRYIPALAYWAGGSVAEVVVTHHPRRFGKSKYGLSRILRVVLDLMTVKFLLAYSTKPIQVFGRWGVISGALGFLLALYLSVEKLVLNVNIGTRPLLLLAVLLMIVGVQFITMGLMAEVQVRTYYESQNKPIYRVRRVVRQGEASGDK
- a CDS encoding glycosyltransferase family 2 protein, translated to MSVRLSVVSPMYNEAETAAEFVRRVSAVLDGLDMTSEIVLVDDGSADDTWDLIERLARDNGRVRGVRLSRNFGHQCALMAGLCAATGQAIVMMDADLQHPPELIPRLLEKWREGYHVVNTIRTNTLDAGPLKRGLTAAFYAFINRISDVPITPNAADFRLVDRAVLEELKKLREHTVFLRGLMNWVGFSQTAVEFEADRRFAGETKYSLGRMLKFALTAIISFSTQPLRLGVWSGLIVFLLSWIYGLWAVYAKFVAHLVVPGWTSTVWLIMLAASIQLFVLGIIAEYISQIYEETKGRPLFIVRENVGFARREPGPEDPPA